One window from the genome of Diospyros lotus cultivar Yz01 chromosome 11, ASM1463336v1, whole genome shotgun sequence encodes:
- the LOC127812567 gene encoding pentatricopeptide repeat-containing protein At4g16835, mitochondrial — protein sequence MHYYKQTHSFTIVPAFSLSKHRNYCFYTSKFQNLDSYCDKDESTASYSPRSLRQPHLPKANHFSNKSPLFVGSKFIDVISSNKVITNYVRSGDLDSALGVFDSMAIRTTVTWNSMLAGYSKKPGRVAEARQLFDRIPERDTVSFNTMLACYLYNSDIESARSFFHQIRNKDIASWNTMISGFSQHGMMDEARELFLSMPEKNSVSWNAMISGYVESGDLDSAMELFHAAPVKSVIAWTAIITGHMKFGKVDLAERIFKEMPVKNLVTWNAMLSGYVENCRAEEALKLFKVMVELRVGPNPSSLSSLLLGCSNLSALKFGMQIHQLTHKSVLGYDTTVATSLISMYNKCGDLEDARKLFLETPCKDVVTWNAMISGYAQHGTAEKALSLFDEMRNEGHKPDWITFVGVLSACNHAGLVDLGVQYFDGMLRDYGVEAKIDHYACMIDLLGRAGKLVEAVDLIKKMSFKPHNAIFATLLGACRIHKNLHLAEFAATNLLDLDPTNAASYVQLANVYATMNRWDLVARVRRSMKENKVIKAPGYSWIEVKNVVHEFRSGDRVHQDLSLIHEKLNELQKKMRLAGYVPDLSSALHDVGEEQKEQLLLKHSEKLAITFGLIKIPPGRPIRVFKNLRICDDCHRATKYISAIEGREIILRDTTRFHHFKEGNCSCGDYW from the coding sequence ATGCATTACTATAAACAGACACATTCCTTCACCATCGTCCCAGCTTTCTCACTATCCAAGCATCGAAACTATTGCTTCTACACTTCAAAATTCCAGAACCTGGATTCCTACTGTGACAAAGATGAATCTACGGCCTCTTATTCTCCACGCTCGCTGCGGCAACCTCACTTGCCAAAAGCAAACCATTTTTCCAACAAGTCTCCGCTCTTTGTTGGCTCTAAATTTATTGATGTCATTTCATCAAACAAGGTGATCACCAACTACGTCCGCTCTGGTGATTTAGATTCAGCCCTCGGAGTGTTTGATAGCATGGCGATTAGGACCACAGTGACATGGAACTCAATGCTGGCTGGGTATTCGAAAAAGCCTGGGAGAGTTGCAGAAGCCCGCCAATTGTTTGATAGAATTCCTGAACGGGATACTGTTTCATTCAACACAAtgttagcttgttatttatacAATTCTGATATTGAGTCTGCTAGGAGCTTCTTTCATCAAATCCGGAATAAAGATATTGCATCCTGGAATACCATGATATCGGGTTTTTCTCAACATGGCATGATGGACGAAGCCCGAGAATTGTTTTTGTCAATGCCGGAGAAAAATAGTGTCTCGTGGAATGCCATGATATCAGGCTATGTTGAGTCAGGGGATCTGGATTCAGCTATGGAATTGTTTCATGCAGCACCTGTAAAGAGTGTGATTGCATGGACTGCAATAATAACTGGGCACATGAAGTTTGGAAAGGTTGATTTGGCGGAGAGAATATTTAAGGAGATGCCTGTGAAGAATCTGGTGACATGGAATGCAATGCTTTCAGGTTATGTTGAAAATTGCAGAGCAGAGGAGGCGTTGAAGCTTTTTAAGGTAATGGTGGAATTGAGAGTTGGGCCAAATCCATCAAGCTTGAGTAGTCTACTACTAGGTTGCAGTAATTTATCTGCATTAAAGTTCGGTATGCAAATTCACCAGCTGACACATAAATCTGTCTTGGGCTATGATACAACTGTAGCAACTTCATTGATTAGCATGTACAACAAGTGTGGAGATTTAGAGGATGCAAGGAAATTGTTCCTTGAGACACCATGTAAAGATGTTGTTACTTGGAATGCAATGATCTCTGGGTATGCACAACATGGCACAGCTGAAAAGGCTCTGTCTTTGTTTGACGAGATGAGAAATGAAGGACATAAACCAGATTGGATTACCTTTGTTGGAGTTTTATCAGCTTGTAACCATGCAGGACTTGTAGACCTTGGCGTTCAATATTTTGATGGAATGCTAAGAGATTATGGGGTTGAAGCCAAGATAGATCATTATGCATGTATGATTGACCTTCTTGGTCGAGCTGGTAAACTGGTTGAAGCTGTAGATTTAATTAAGAAGATGTCTTTTAAACCTCATAATGCTATATTTGCGACCCTCTTGGGTGCGTGCAGAATCCACAAGAACTTGCATCTTGCTGAATTTGCTGCCACGAACTTGCTTGATCTTGACCCTACAAATGCAGCTAGTTATGTTCAACTAGCTAATGTTTATGCCACAATGAACAGATGGGACCTTGTTGCTAGAGTTCGGCGATCAATGAAAGAGAATAAGGTAATTAAAGCACCTGGGTATAGCTGGATTGAGGTGAAGAATGTGGTTCATGAGTTCAGATCAGGAGACAGGGTTCACCAAGATTTGAGTCTGATACATGAAAAACTGAATGaattgcaaaagaaaatgaGGTTGGCAGGCTATGTGCCAGATCTTTCATCTGCATTGCATGATGTAGGAGAGGAGCAGAAGGAACAGTTACTCTTAAAGCATAGTGAGAAACTAGCAATTACTTTTGGATTGATTAAAATACCACCAGGGCGTCCCATCCGAGTGTTTAAGAACTTAAGGATATGTGATGACTGCCACCGCGCTACTAAGTACATATCAGCAATAGAAGGGAGggagatcattttgagagaTACTACAAGGTTTCATCATTTCAAAGAAGGAAATTGCTCTTGTGGTGATTATTGGTGA